In Streptomyces sp. NBC_00569, a single genomic region encodes these proteins:
- a CDS encoding substrate-binding domain-containing protein: protein MRTARTAATLMAVVALAAGCSSSGGKTSEDKADGSTGGKPAGTPRLKIAMVTHSGEGDTFWDIVQSGAKQAAAKDNVQFLYSNDKEAKGQAELVQSAIDKKVDGIVVTLAKPEAMKAVLAKAKDAGIPVVTINSGGEFSQRFGALTHIGQDESVAGEAVGSELNERGRKKVLCVIHEQGNVSLEQRCAGVKKTFRGTVENLNVDGTDAPSSQSSVEAKLQAAKDIDAVVALGAPVAAVAVKAKQDAGSEAEVDTFDLNAAVVKSLKAKDVGFAVDQQPYLQGYLAVDELWLYRTNANVIGGGKPVLTGPAIVTEKDVPKLEKYTARGTR, encoded by the coding sequence ATGCGCACAGCCCGCACGGCAGCAACCCTCATGGCGGTCGTCGCACTCGCGGCCGGATGCAGCAGCTCCGGAGGCAAGACCTCCGAGGACAAGGCCGACGGCTCCACGGGCGGCAAGCCGGCCGGCACGCCCCGCCTGAAGATCGCGATGGTCACCCACTCCGGCGAGGGCGACACCTTCTGGGACATCGTCCAGAGCGGCGCCAAGCAGGCCGCGGCCAAGGACAACGTCCAGTTCCTCTACTCGAACGACAAAGAGGCCAAGGGGCAGGCCGAGCTGGTCCAGTCCGCGATCGACAAGAAGGTCGACGGGATCGTCGTCACCCTCGCCAAGCCCGAGGCCATGAAGGCTGTACTCGCCAAGGCGAAGGACGCCGGGATCCCGGTCGTCACGATCAACTCGGGCGGCGAGTTCTCGCAGCGGTTCGGCGCGCTCACCCACATCGGGCAGGACGAGTCCGTGGCCGGCGAGGCCGTCGGCAGCGAACTCAACGAGCGCGGCCGCAAGAAGGTGCTCTGCGTCATCCACGAACAGGGCAACGTCTCCCTGGAGCAGCGCTGCGCCGGAGTCAAGAAGACCTTCAGGGGCACCGTCGAGAACCTCAACGTCGACGGCACCGACGCCCCCTCGTCCCAGTCGTCCGTCGAGGCCAAGCTCCAGGCGGCCAAGGACATCGACGCGGTCGTCGCGCTCGGCGCCCCCGTCGCGGCCGTCGCCGTCAAGGCGAAGCAGGACGCGGGCAGCGAGGCGGAGGTCGACACCTTCGACCTGAACGCGGCCGTGGTCAAGAGCCTCAAGGCCAAGGACGTCGGCTTCGCCGTCGACCAGCAGCCCTACCTCCAGGGCTATCTCGCCGTCGACGAACTGTGGCTCTACAGGACCAACGCCAACGTCATCGGCGGCGGAAAGCCCGTCCTGACAGGCCCGGCGATCGTCACCGAGAAGGACGTGCCGAAGCTCGAGAAGTACACCGCGCGCGGTACCCGGTGA
- a CDS encoding ATP-binding cassette domain-containing protein: MTETAERTALVELDGVSKYYGNIRALEDVSLVVHAGEISCVLGDNGAGKSTLIKIIAGLHKHDSGSFSIEGEETRLANPRESLDRGIATVYQDLAVVPLMPVWRNFFLGSEPTKGSGPFKRLDVDLMRRTTHAELLRMGIDLRDVDQPIGTLSGGERQCVAIARAVYFGAKVLVLDEPTAALGVKQSGVVLKYVAAARDAGLGVVLITHNPHHAYLVGNRFVLLKRGTMFGSYARDEITLDELTRQMAGGSELDDLRHELEGRDAP, from the coding sequence ATGACCGAGACCGCAGAACGTACGGCGCTTGTGGAGCTCGACGGCGTCAGTAAGTACTACGGAAACATCCGGGCCCTGGAGGACGTCTCCCTCGTCGTGCACGCGGGCGAGATCTCCTGCGTCCTCGGCGACAACGGCGCGGGCAAGTCGACCCTCATCAAGATCATCGCGGGTCTGCACAAGCACGACTCCGGGTCCTTCAGCATCGAGGGCGAGGAGACGCGGCTCGCCAACCCGCGCGAGTCCCTCGACCGCGGCATCGCCACGGTCTACCAGGACCTCGCCGTCGTCCCGCTGATGCCGGTCTGGCGGAACTTCTTCCTCGGCTCCGAGCCGACGAAGGGCTCCGGCCCCTTCAAGCGCCTGGACGTCGACCTGATGCGCCGGACGACCCATGCGGAGCTGCTCCGCATGGGCATCGACCTGCGCGACGTCGACCAGCCCATCGGCACCCTCTCCGGCGGCGAGCGCCAGTGCGTGGCGATCGCCCGCGCCGTGTACTTCGGCGCCAAGGTCCTCGTACTCGACGAGCCGACCGCCGCGCTCGGCGTCAAGCAGTCCGGCGTCGTCCTCAAGTACGTCGCCGCCGCGCGTGACGCGGGCCTCGGCGTGGTCCTGATCACGCACAACCCGCACCACGCCTACCTCGTGGGCAACCGCTTCGTCCTCCTGAAGAGGGGCACGATGTTCGGCAGCTACGCACGCGACGAGATCACCCTCGACGAACTGACCCGCCAGATGGCAGGCGGCAGCGAACTGGACGACCTGCGCCACGAGCTGGAGGGCCGGGACGCCCCGTGA
- the pcaDC gene encoding bifunctional 3-oxoadipate enol-lactonase/4-carboxymuconolactone decarboxylase PcaDC has protein sequence MKTPALQYRLDGPDDAPVLILGPSLGTTWHMWDRQVPELARQWRVFRFDLPGHGGAPAHPAGSVADLATRLLATLDELGVQRFGYAGCSLGGAIGAELALRHPHRVASLALIAASPRFGTADEFRQRGVIVRSNGLDPIARTSPEHWFTGGFAAAQPAITDWAVQMVRTTDPGCYIAACEALASFDVRAELGSIGAPTLVLVGSDDQVTGPAQARTLVAGIPDARLAVVPAASHLAPVEQPAAVTDLLVRHFSTAWQPAYETGQHAIPAAPVKPVLAPPPPPVAPVAEIGPTEAQPEAAVRPDRHDMGLKVRREVLGDAHVDRALASADAFSGDFQEFITRYAWGEIWSRPGLDRRMRSCVTLTALVAGGHLDELAFHTRAALRNGLTADEIKEVLLQAAVYCGVPAANSAFKVAQAVIREETTPQE, from the coding sequence ATGAAGACGCCTGCCCTCCAGTACCGCCTCGACGGCCCGGACGACGCCCCGGTGCTCATCCTCGGGCCCTCGCTCGGCACCACCTGGCACATGTGGGACCGGCAGGTACCCGAGCTCGCCCGGCAGTGGCGGGTGTTCCGTTTCGACCTTCCCGGGCACGGCGGCGCCCCCGCGCACCCGGCCGGCTCCGTAGCCGACCTCGCCACGCGGCTCCTGGCCACGCTCGATGAACTCGGCGTGCAGCGCTTCGGCTACGCGGGCTGTTCCCTGGGCGGCGCCATCGGCGCGGAGCTGGCGCTGCGCCACCCCCATCGCGTGGCCTCCCTGGCGCTGATCGCGGCCTCGCCCCGCTTCGGCACCGCCGACGAGTTCCGCCAGCGCGGCGTGATCGTCCGCAGCAACGGCCTCGACCCCATCGCCCGCACGTCCCCCGAGCACTGGTTCACCGGCGGCTTCGCGGCCGCCCAGCCCGCCATCACCGACTGGGCCGTGCAGATGGTGCGCACCACCGACCCGGGCTGCTACATCGCGGCCTGCGAGGCGCTCGCGTCCTTCGACGTACGGGCCGAACTCGGCTCCATCGGGGCGCCCACGCTCGTCCTCGTCGGCTCCGACGACCAGGTGACGGGCCCCGCCCAGGCGCGCACGCTCGTCGCCGGCATACCGGACGCCCGGCTCGCCGTGGTGCCCGCCGCCTCGCACCTCGCCCCGGTCGAGCAGCCCGCCGCCGTCACCGACCTTCTCGTACGGCACTTCTCCACCGCCTGGCAGCCCGCGTACGAGACCGGGCAGCACGCGATCCCCGCCGCGCCCGTCAAGCCCGTCCTCGCGCCGCCGCCCCCGCCGGTCGCACCCGTCGCGGAGATCGGCCCCACTGAGGCCCAGCCCGAGGCGGCCGTCCGGCCCGACCGGCACGACATGGGTCTCAAGGTGCGCCGCGAGGTGCTCGGCGACGCGCACGTCGACCGGGCCCTGGCCTCGGCGGACGCCTTCTCCGGCGACTTCCAGGAGTTCATCACCCGCTACGCGTGGGGGGAGATCTGGAGCCGGCCCGGCCTCGACCGCCGCATGCGCAGCTGTGTGACGCTCACCGCGCTCGTGGCCGGCGGCCACCTCGACGAGCTGGCCTTCCACACCCGGGCCGCCCTGCGTAACGGCCTCACCGCCGACGAGATCAAGGAAGTGCTGCTCCAGGCCGCCGTGTACTGCGGTGTGCCCGCGGCGAACTCGGCGTTCAAGGTGGCGCAGGCCGTGATCCGCGAGGAGACCACGCCGCAGGAGTAG
- a CDS encoding MBL fold metallo-hydrolase, producing MKLTKKIHACVRLEKDGRTLVIDPGGFCEEDAAVGAEAILVTHEHADHFDEARLRVALDADPATEIWTLKSVADKISSAFPGRVHTVGHGDTFEAAGFDIQVHGELHAVIHPDIPRITNVGYLIDHGRVFHPGDAFTVPDQPVETLLVPVMAPWNKIAEVIDYLREVGPQRAYDIHDALLTDLAWPIYEGQIGALGGTDNLRLTPEEYATL from the coding sequence ATGAAGCTCACGAAGAAGATCCATGCCTGCGTCCGCCTGGAGAAGGACGGGCGGACGCTCGTCATCGACCCGGGCGGCTTCTGCGAGGAGGACGCGGCTGTCGGGGCCGAGGCGATCCTCGTGACGCACGAGCACGCCGACCACTTCGACGAGGCCCGGCTGCGGGTGGCCCTCGACGCCGACCCGGCCACCGAGATCTGGACCCTGAAGTCCGTGGCCGACAAGATCTCGTCGGCGTTCCCGGGGCGGGTGCACACGGTCGGGCACGGTGACACGTTCGAGGCGGCCGGTTTCGACATCCAGGTGCACGGCGAACTGCACGCCGTCATCCACCCGGACATCCCGCGCATCACGAACGTCGGCTATCTGATCGACCACGGCCGCGTGTTCCACCCCGGCGACGCGTTCACCGTCCCCGACCAGCCCGTCGAGACGCTCCTCGTGCCCGTGATGGCTCCCTGGAACAAGATCGCCGAGGTCATCGACTACCTCCGCGAGGTCGGTCCGCAGCGCGCGTACGACATTCACGACGCGCTGCTGACCGACCTGGCATGGCCCATCTACGAAGGGCAGATCGGGGCACTCGGCGGCACGGACAACCTGCGGCTGACGCCGGAGGAGTACGCGACGCTCTGA
- a CDS encoding sugar ABC transporter substrate-binding protein: MARFRSWVSIALAGAVGLTLAGCSSTGGKRAEDARKAASAQGKAAVNTPRWTVAMVTHSGDGDTFWDIVQSGAKQAAVKDNINFLYSHSDEAQQQAQLVDAAVDKKVDGLIVTLAKPDAMKAAVARAEKAGIPVITVNSGSEESEKFGALTHIGQDETIAGRAVGEELNKRGRKKALCVLHEQGNVGHEQRCAGAKETFKGQMQNLYVEGTNMPDVQSSIGAKLQADKSIDSVVTLGAPFAATAVKARQDAGSKAEIDTFDLNEKVAAGLKDGTLGFAVDQQPYLQGYEAVDLLWLYRYNADVLGGGKPVLTGPQIITKDQAAKLEEYTRRGTR, from the coding sequence GTGGCACGGTTTCGGAGCTGGGTGAGCATCGCCCTCGCAGGGGCAGTCGGTCTCACCCTCGCGGGGTGCAGCAGCACCGGCGGCAAGCGGGCGGAGGACGCCAGGAAGGCGGCCTCGGCCCAGGGCAAGGCCGCGGTGAACACCCCGCGCTGGACCGTCGCGATGGTGACCCATTCGGGCGACGGCGACACCTTCTGGGACATCGTCCAGAGCGGCGCCAAGCAGGCCGCCGTCAAGGACAACATCAACTTCCTGTACTCGCACAGCGACGAGGCGCAGCAGCAGGCCCAGCTCGTCGACGCGGCCGTGGACAAGAAGGTCGACGGCCTGATCGTCACGCTCGCCAAGCCCGACGCCATGAAGGCCGCCGTCGCCCGCGCCGAGAAGGCCGGCATCCCCGTGATCACCGTGAACTCCGGCTCCGAGGAGTCAGAGAAGTTCGGCGCGCTCACGCACATCGGACAGGACGAGACGATCGCGGGCCGGGCCGTCGGCGAGGAGCTGAACAAGCGCGGCCGCAAGAAGGCCCTGTGTGTCCTGCACGAGCAGGGCAACGTCGGCCACGAGCAGCGCTGCGCCGGTGCCAAGGAGACCTTCAAGGGCCAGATGCAGAACCTGTACGTCGAGGGCACCAACATGCCCGACGTCCAGTCCTCCATCGGCGCCAAGCTCCAGGCCGACAAGTCCATCGACTCCGTCGTCACGCTCGGCGCGCCCTTCGCCGCCACCGCCGTGAAGGCCAGGCAGGACGCGGGCAGCAAGGCCGAGATCGACACCTTCGACCTCAACGAGAAGGTCGCCGCCGGCCTGAAGGACGGCACGCTCGGCTTCGCCGTCGACCAGCAGCCCTACCTCCAGGGCTACGAGGCCGTGGACCTGCTCTGGCTCTACCGCTACAACGCGGACGTCCTCGGCGGCGGGAAGCCGGTACTCACCGGTCCGCAGATCATCACCAAGGACCAGGCCGCCAAGCTCGAGGAGTACACGAGGCGGGGGACCCGATGA
- a CDS encoding sugar kinase produces the protein MTVPRQPSSPDAGQRPPENRRRVIRRRALTLLTIVLLIGVPAGYLVISADQSRSSGKDKEAKYSATGLTIGWPSKVQRRLYQVPVPVSSAKGVAYYETNNLRTSRLYVRFRTTDSGLDKFLKTIGTSSSKLEKDEITISARNQRVVGWVFNGPGPYWGLTHKQKNPEPTLDIVVNRANPAKPFVYVVSTTTP, from the coding sequence ATGACTGTGCCACGCCAGCCCTCGTCCCCCGACGCAGGGCAGCGCCCCCCTGAGAACCGCCGGAGGGTCATCCGCCGCCGCGCGCTCACGCTGCTCACGATCGTGCTGCTCATCGGCGTGCCCGCCGGCTATCTGGTGATCTCCGCGGACCAGAGCCGTAGCAGCGGCAAGGACAAGGAGGCCAAGTACTCAGCCACGGGCCTCACCATCGGCTGGCCCTCCAAGGTCCAGCGCCGGCTGTACCAGGTGCCGGTCCCGGTCTCCTCCGCCAAGGGCGTCGCGTACTACGAGACGAACAACCTCCGGACGAGCCGTCTCTACGTCCGCTTCCGCACGACGGACTCGGGCCTCGACAAGTTCCTGAAGACCATCGGGACCAGCTCGTCCAAGCTGGAGAAGGACGAGATCACCATCAGCGCGCGCAATCAGAGGGTCGTGGGCTGGGTCTTCAACGGCCCGGGCCCGTACTGGGGCCTGACCCACAAGCAGAAGAACCCCGAGCCGACCCTGGACATCGTGGTGAACCGCGCGAACCCGGCGAAGCCCTTCGTGTACGTGGTGTCGACGACGACGCCGTAG
- a CDS encoding ABC transporter permease: MSAAAPETPPLTDERLLKTSPLRKLMGRPELGSVVGAVAVFVFFAIFADSFLRASSLATVLYASSTIGIMAVPVALLMIGGEFDLSAGVMVTTSALISSMFSYQMTANVWVGVGVSLLLTLAIGVFNGVMLTRTDPPSFIITLGTFLMLTGMNLGFTKLISGTVSTKSISDMEGFSSAKDVFASTLTIGGVDFKITILWWLALIVVATWILLRTRVGNWIYAVGGGEDAARAVGVPVNKTKIGLYMGVAFGAWISGQHLLFSFDVVQSGEGVGNELIYIIAAVIGGCLITGGYGSAVGAAIGALIFGMTSKGIVFAEWNPDWFKFFLGAMLLLATLLNAWVRKRAEATK; encoded by the coding sequence ATGAGCGCCGCCGCACCAGAGACCCCGCCGCTGACGGACGAGCGGCTCCTGAAGACGTCGCCGCTGCGCAAGCTCATGGGCCGGCCCGAACTCGGCTCGGTCGTCGGCGCCGTCGCCGTGTTCGTCTTCTTCGCGATCTTCGCGGACAGCTTCCTGCGGGCCTCCAGCCTCGCCACGGTCCTGTACGCGTCGTCGACGATCGGCATCATGGCCGTACCGGTGGCCCTGCTGATGATCGGTGGCGAGTTCGACCTCTCCGCCGGCGTCATGGTCACCACGTCAGCGCTGATCTCGTCGATGTTCAGCTACCAGATGACGGCGAACGTCTGGGTCGGCGTGGGCGTCTCGCTCCTGCTCACGCTCGCCATCGGCGTGTTCAACGGCGTCATGCTGACCCGCACCGACCCGCCGAGCTTCATCATCACGCTCGGCACGTTCCTGATGCTGACCGGCATGAACCTCGGTTTCACCAAGCTGATCAGCGGCACCGTCTCCACCAAGTCGATCTCCGACATGGAGGGCTTCTCCTCCGCGAAGGACGTCTTCGCCTCCACGCTCACCATCGGCGGCGTCGACTTCAAGATCACCATCCTGTGGTGGCTCGCCCTGATCGTCGTCGCCACCTGGATCCTGCTGCGCACCCGCGTCGGTAACTGGATCTACGCGGTCGGCGGCGGCGAGGACGCGGCCCGCGCCGTCGGTGTCCCGGTCAACAAGACCAAGATCGGCCTGTACATGGGCGTCGCCTTCGGTGCCTGGATCTCGGGGCAGCACCTGCTGTTCTCGTTCGACGTCGTGCAGTCCGGCGAGGGCGTCGGCAACGAGCTGATCTACATCATCGCGGCCGTCATCGGCGGCTGCCTGATCACCGGCGGCTACGGGTCCGCGGTCGGCGCGGCCATCGGCGCCCTGATCTTCGGCATGACGAGCAAGGGCATCGTGTTCGCCGAGTGGAACCCGGACTGGTTCAAGTTCTTCCTCGGGGCGATGCTGCTCCTCGCGACCCTGCTCAACGCGTGGGTCCGCAAGCGCGCGGAGGCGACGAAATGA
- a CDS encoding exodeoxyribonuclease III codes for MRIATWNVNSITARLPRLLAWLESTGTDVLCVQETKCTAEQFPADELRELGYESAVNATGRWNGVALISRVGLEDVVTGLPGDPGYEGVHEPRAISATCGPARVWSVYVPNGREVDHPHYAYKLQWFEALKAAVAGDAGGSRPFAVMGDYNVAPTDDDVWDISLFDGATHVTPAERAALAALRESGLSDVVPRPLKYDHPFTYWDYRQLGFPKNRGMRIDLVYGNEPFAKAVKDSYVDREERKGKGASDHAPVVVDLDV; via the coding sequence ATGCGGATTGCTACCTGGAATGTGAACTCGATCACCGCCCGGCTCCCCAGGCTTCTCGCCTGGCTGGAGAGCACCGGGACGGACGTGCTGTGCGTCCAGGAGACCAAGTGCACGGCCGAGCAGTTCCCCGCGGACGAGCTGCGCGAGCTGGGCTACGAGTCCGCGGTGAACGCGACCGGGCGGTGGAACGGCGTGGCGCTGATCTCCCGCGTCGGCCTGGAGGACGTCGTCACCGGCCTGCCCGGCGACCCCGGATACGAGGGCGTCCACGAGCCCCGCGCGATCTCCGCCACGTGCGGCCCCGCGCGCGTGTGGTCGGTGTACGTGCCGAACGGCCGCGAGGTGGACCACCCGCACTACGCGTACAAGCTCCAGTGGTTCGAGGCGCTCAAGGCGGCCGTCGCGGGCGACGCCGGGGGCTCCCGCCCGTTCGCCGTGATGGGCGACTACAACGTCGCGCCGACGGACGACGACGTCTGGGACATCTCCCTCTTCGACGGCGCCACGCACGTCACCCCCGCGGAGCGCGCCGCGCTCGCCGCGCTCCGGGAGTCGGGCCTGTCCGACGTGGTCCCGCGCCCCCTGAAGTACGACCACCCCTTCACGTACTGGGACTACCGCCAGCTCGGGTTCCCCAAGAACCGCGGCATGCGCATCGACCTCGTCTACGGGAACGAGCCGTTCGCCAAGGCCGTGAAGGACTCGTACGTGGACCGCGAGGAGCGCAAGGGCAAGGGCGCCTCGGACCACGCGCCGGTGGTCGTGGACCTGGACGTGTAG
- a CDS encoding SGNH/GDSL hydrolase family protein: MRRRVWGTAAVLALFTGFAPTAVAQAAPHRPEPLPLERLFDNRAVSADDRAGDADFDGSGSSLSAGDLTAAGWTPGRALGIEGARLTWPRTASKGPDNVRADGQRVRVHGRGDALAFLVAGTGGDAAGSGGVRYRDGSRSTYRLTAPDWRTGPLATKSVALPHRNTPGGQLAERTRLFVVTVPVARGREIASVDLPRDPGTPDLHVFALSVRSPAPGWTGTWSASTAGHTAVGPWADRTVRLVVHTSVGGPRVRIRLDNTFASAPVRVGSATVAVQDTGAGAKADPVPLTFRGAEGTEIPAGAQAFSDAVGFDVPAGANLLVSFHLPEAVATAPVHSQAIQRSYVSLEGDHAAEASAASYTSTITYWPLLTGVDVSGGPGSVVLLGDSITDGVKSTPDANHRWPDVLATRLREQDTVPHYGVLNQGISANRVTGDRYPGDGVSTDTGGVSALHRLDRDVLSQTSARTVVVFQGVNDVRAGFSGAQVVAGLREIAARAHARGLRVVGATVTPCEGETLCTATADREREVVNAYVRDSGGDFDAVVDFDAVVRDPAHPARIRPEYDSGDHLHPGDAGLDAMARAVDLGALKP; the protein is encoded by the coding sequence GTGCGCCGACGCGTCTGGGGAACGGCAGCTGTACTGGCGCTCTTTACGGGCTTCGCCCCGACCGCCGTCGCGCAGGCCGCCCCGCACAGACCCGAGCCGCTCCCCCTGGAGCGGCTCTTCGACAACAGGGCGGTCAGCGCCGACGACCGGGCCGGGGACGCCGACTTCGACGGCTCGGGCAGCTCACTGTCCGCCGGGGACCTGACGGCGGCCGGCTGGACTCCCGGGCGCGCCCTGGGTATTGAGGGCGCGCGCCTCACCTGGCCGCGCACGGCGTCGAAGGGGCCCGACAACGTGCGCGCCGACGGCCAGCGCGTCCGCGTGCACGGCCGGGGCGACGCGCTCGCCTTCCTGGTGGCCGGAACCGGCGGCGACGCGGCCGGTTCCGGCGGCGTGCGTTACCGGGACGGCTCGCGCTCCACGTACCGCCTCACCGCGCCCGACTGGCGCACGGGGCCGCTCGCGACCAAGTCCGTGGCACTGCCCCACCGCAACACGCCCGGCGGTCAACTCGCCGAGAGGACACGCCTGTTCGTCGTCACCGTGCCCGTGGCCAGGGGCCGCGAGATCGCCTCCGTGGATCTGCCCCGGGACCCCGGCACCCCCGACCTGCATGTCTTCGCACTGTCGGTGCGCTCGCCCGCGCCGGGGTGGACCGGCACCTGGTCGGCGTCCACCGCCGGACACACGGCCGTCGGGCCCTGGGCGGACCGTACGGTGCGGCTGGTCGTGCACACCAGCGTGGGCGGGCCGCGCGTGCGGATCCGGCTCGACAACACGTTCGCGTCGGCGCCGGTGCGGGTCGGGAGCGCGACGGTGGCCGTGCAGGACACGGGCGCCGGGGCCAAGGCCGACCCGGTGCCGCTGACGTTCCGGGGCGCGGAGGGTACGGAGATCCCCGCGGGGGCGCAGGCGTTCAGCGACGCGGTGGGCTTCGACGTGCCGGCGGGCGCGAATCTGCTGGTCAGCTTCCACCTCCCGGAGGCGGTCGCCACGGCGCCGGTGCACAGCCAGGCGATCCAGCGCTCGTACGTGAGCCTGGAGGGCGATCACGCGGCGGAGGCCTCAGCGGCCTCGTACACGTCGACGATCACGTACTGGCCGCTGCTCACCGGTGTCGACGTGAGCGGCGGGCCCGGATCGGTCGTCCTGCTCGGCGACTCCATCACGGACGGCGTGAAGTCGACGCCGGACGCGAACCACCGCTGGCCCGATGTCCTCGCCACCCGGCTGCGGGAGCAGGACACGGTGCCGCACTACGGGGTCCTGAACCAGGGGATCTCGGCGAACCGGGTGACGGGCGACCGCTATCCGGGGGACGGCGTCTCGACGGACACGGGCGGCGTGAGCGCGCTGCACCGCCTCGACCGTGACGTGCTGTCCCAGACGTCGGCCCGCACGGTCGTCGTGTTCCAGGGCGTCAACGACGTACGGGCCGGCTTCTCCGGGGCCCAGGTCGTCGCCGGACTGAGGGAGATCGCCGCCCGCGCCCACGCGCGGGGTCTGCGCGTGGTCGGGGCGACGGTCACTCCGTGCGAGGGCGAGACCCTGTGCACGGCCACGGCGGACCGGGAGCGGGAGGTCGTCAACGCGTATGTGCGCGACAGCGGGGGCGACTTCGACGCGGTCGTCGACTTCGACGCCGTGGTACGGGATCCGGCGCATCCCGCGCGGATCCGGCCCGAGTACGACAGCGGGGACCATCTGCACCCCGGGGACGCGGGGCTCGACGCGATGGCCCGGGCGGTGGACCTGGGGGCGCTGAAGCCGTAG
- a CDS encoding ROK family glucokinase, whose translation MSTYRDLAHRGSARATVLRTVGTRERRSHLTAPRVPTVGIDIGGTKVMAGVVDADGNILETLRTETPDKSKSPKVVEDTITELVLDLSDRHDVHAVGIGAAGWVDADRNRVLFAPHLSWRNEPLRDRLAGRLSVPVLVDNDANTAAWAEWRFGAGRGEDHLVMITLGTGIGGAILEDGQVKRGKFGVAGEFGHMQVVPGGHRCPCGNRGCWEQYSSGNALVREARELAAADSPVAYGLIERVKGNVPDITGPLITELAREGDAMCIELLQDIGQWLGVGIANLAAALDPSCFVIGGGVSAADDLLIGPAREAFKRHLTGRGYRPEARIARAQLGPEAGMVGAADLARLVARRFRRAKRRRVERYERYERYHQGKDFGPGPQSPASAAGENQGPK comes from the coding sequence ATGAGCACCTACCGCGACCTCGCGCACCGCGGCTCCGCACGAGCCACTGTCCTGCGGACCGTCGGCACACGTGAGCGCCGTTCCCACCTGACGGCGCCCCGCGTCCCGACCGTCGGTATCGACATCGGCGGTACGAAGGTGATGGCGGGTGTCGTCGACGCCGACGGCAACATCCTGGAGACCCTGCGCACCGAGACGCCGGACAAGTCCAAGAGCCCCAAGGTCGTCGAGGACACCATCACGGAGCTGGTGCTCGACCTCTCCGACCGGCACGACGTGCACGCCGTCGGCATCGGCGCGGCCGGCTGGGTCGACGCCGACCGCAACCGGGTCCTGTTCGCCCCGCACCTGTCCTGGCGCAACGAGCCGCTGCGCGACCGTCTCGCCGGCCGCCTCTCCGTCCCCGTACTCGTCGACAACGACGCGAACACGGCCGCCTGGGCCGAGTGGCGGTTCGGCGCGGGCCGAGGCGAGGACCACCTCGTCATGATCACGCTGGGTACCGGCATCGGCGGCGCGATCCTGGAGGACGGCCAGGTCAAGCGCGGCAAGTTCGGCGTCGCCGGTGAATTCGGCCATATGCAGGTCGTTCCCGGCGGCCACCGCTGCCCGTGCGGCAACCGCGGCTGCTGGGAGCAGTACAGCTCCGGCAACGCGCTCGTGCGCGAGGCCCGCGAGCTCGCCGCCGCGGACTCCCCGGTCGCGTACGGGCTCATCGAGCGCGTCAAGGGCAACGTCCCCGACATCACGGGCCCCCTCATCACCGAGCTCGCCCGCGAGGGCGACGCCATGTGCATCGAGCTGCTCCAGGACATCGGCCAGTGGCTCGGCGTCGGCATCGCGAACCTCGCGGCCGCCCTCGATCCGTCCTGCTTCGTCATCGGCGGCGGCGTCTCCGCGGCCGACGACCTGCTGATCGGTCCGGCCCGCGAGGCCTTCAAACGCCACCTCACCGGCCGTGGCTACCGCCCCGAGGCCCGCATCGCCCGCGCCCAGCTCGGGCCCGAGGCCGGAATGGTCGGCGCCGCGGACCTCGCCCGGCTCGTCGCCCGCCGCTTCCGCCGCGCCAAGCGCCGTCGCGTGGAACGGTACGAGCGCTACGAGCGTTACCACCAGGGCAAGGACTTCGGCCCCGGCCCGCAAAGCCCGGCGAGCGCCGCCGGCGAGAATCAGGGACCCAAGTAA
- a CDS encoding isochorismatase family protein: MPATTLDERTALVLIDLQNGILGLPTVHPADAVLKNGVTLAEAFRAKGLPVVRVRVAWSPDGGDLPVSRSAAPGLTQAPPAAFSEFPDELGPLGDDIVITKRHWGAFTGTELDLQLRRRGVTQIVLAGISSSIGVESTARSAFELSYHLTVVEDATTDTDAASHEHSFGKIFPRIAELATTDEVVELLGL, encoded by the coding sequence ATGCCCGCCACCACCCTCGACGAGCGCACCGCCCTCGTCCTCATCGACCTCCAGAACGGCATCCTCGGCCTGCCCACCGTCCACCCCGCCGACGCCGTCCTGAAGAACGGGGTCACGCTGGCGGAGGCCTTCCGCGCCAAGGGCCTGCCCGTCGTGCGCGTCCGCGTCGCCTGGTCCCCCGACGGCGGCGACCTGCCGGTGAGCCGGTCGGCCGCTCCGGGGCTCACCCAGGCACCGCCCGCCGCGTTCTCCGAGTTCCCTGACGAGCTCGGCCCGCTCGGCGACGACATCGTGATCACCAAGCGCCACTGGGGCGCCTTCACCGGGACGGAGCTGGACCTCCAGCTGCGCCGCCGCGGAGTGACGCAGATCGTGCTCGCGGGGATCTCGTCCTCGATCGGCGTCGAGTCCACCGCCCGGTCCGCCTTCGAGCTGAGCTACCACCTCACGGTGGTCGAGGACGCGACGACGGACACGGACGCCGCCTCCCACGAGCACAGCTTCGGCAAGATCTTCCCGCGGATCGCGGAACTCGCCACGACCGACGAGGTCGTCGAACTCCTCGGCCTGTAA